ataaaaaaaaaaaacaatgaggcCATATTTATTGATACCacatgtgtttaaatgtgtgtgataCACTAAAGGATGCAGTGTTCCTTTAAGTGCTGATTGCAATCCTCCTACAGGTAATTAAACGTGCATCATAAACTTGCATCAGATGGAAACTGCATCGTCACAAAGTTGAAAACAAGCCTCTGTTTTCATGAGGAGTCACAAGCACAGGATGATCTTATAGAATTACACATTGCTGTAGATTGCACAacagtatatacacacacacatgtgtctgAATTAACCGCAACCAAACATTTAGAAGGGAAAATGTAACACACATACTACTGCATTATTAATTCAGAAACATTATAGAACCTTTTAATAGTTTATCACTGACTAAGAACGTCTTCCTGCTAAATTACTTTAATTTCCAgctaaaatatatacttttgttttatttcagcgAGGTTAGGGGAAGCGTTCTCATAGGGTGGCATAAAAATAGTGCTTTCATTTAAGGCTCTGGATACTTCTACCAGAGGGGCAGGTGGGAGGGGGCAACATGGGGTTCCCATGATTTAGCAAACAGTGGCTAGCCGCTAGTTGGCTACTTGACAACCTCAGTGACCTCAAACGGACCAATCCATCTAGATTCATAGCAATGCATTGGTGTACCGAGGGGTTAAAGTTGGTGGCAAAGGACGAACTgctcctgaaaacacattaacgtTAAGCGCATTGCAAAGTAGCCTAGCCTGCTAGCAGGCTAACGTCCACGGCGCTAAGCTAACATGAGAGTGCAACTCTGCCGACGTCTACGGGACTGTTGTGCTAGCTTACGGCTCGTCGCAGACGTATCCatatattagtattattattactggCTTCCTATTCGTGGGTATCTTCAGCCAGCGAGGACCCGTCGTGAAACGGTTGGCCAGGCTAGCAGCCGCCGGCTACCGTCACTGCTAGCTGAAGGCGGCACAGCCGGCTAGGTGGCTACAAGGGGGGCTAGTGGCTTAACGACACAAATTGTCGTTATCAGTCGGACGAGGCAAATTAGCTAGCTACTGGTAACGTTAGCTGGTCAGATTACATAACAAGATCCCCGCCATGCAGATAAAAAATCCTCCCCCGTGAATAAGGCGCAACGTTACCTCCACCAGCGCCTCCAGCTTTCCTTCGAAGGTGAAGTCGATGAGGTCGGGCTTCAGGCACAAGCCATAGTTGACGGGGTAAACGTCAGCTGGTAACCGTACGAAGGGCCTCCTTTCGGGCATGGTTCCTGTGTGTTGGCCAGTTGCGCTTACGAAgacggttgtgtgtgtggctccagTTATCGCTGAGAGTTTTAATAAAGCTGAGCGGAGCAGAACGGGCCTCGGCGGTGGACGACAGGTAGTGAGTCTGTGTACGAATGACAGCGGAACCCTGCGGCCCAGGAGCAGCAACATCAACTGGAACCCTCTCAGcacttctaccccccccccgcacacagcCCAAACAACTCAACTTAACGCAGCGTCAGCCAGCGTGCGCGTGAGGTCATTGCGTTGTGGGAGCGTAGGTTTCGAACGTGCCCCTATagtgtacattttaatattgtaaTTTTGATAATTTTTTGAATAGAAGGAGAATATTTAGTGAAAGAAGCAACGCCGTTGGAGGTAAACGTCTTGGATTAAGaattttactgaagtaaaagtacacaAGTATTAGCCTACTGGTCAGAATAAGTATAAACGTTATTACGttattatatttatgtatatgaggtatgtgtatatatacaagGCGTTGGCAAAATATTTctcctaaaatgtaaaaatactaaattagcaaatatttaaaaagtattaaagGTTACAATCTTGATGTtataatattacaatattatGCTGCTCTATActatatcatttaaaaaatatattattttattattatccaTTATTATATTGAAGCTGCCCAGCACTTAATGAAGAATTAAAGGGAGTTCCACTTTCACTAGTGTCAATTCATATACTTGAACACACATACATCTTAAATGCTCAGAATGAGTTGGAGCTAAAACTTTGCCTGTATCTATTTggcaaaaatacatatataaagaCTTTTTCAAATGAGCGATTCTAAATTAGGTGTACTTTCACTTTTGGGTATTTATTTTCCATCAGGAAGAttttaaatgcaatatttatACTTGCACTTCTGTGTTGCTGTCTTTAGTTGATATACCGGTATACACAGGctatttaaaaacataaaacgacatataatatgataataaacaaaccaaatcaATGCATCAACAAAATCAGAAATATGGATtggaaaaaatacaaataaaattggtATAATCATTTGTATCATTCATGGATTCAATAGTCTACTGGACCTTGCAACAAGTACTCTTTTTGAAGCCGTGCATAAGTCAATTCACATTGTTTTGGTTTAGGTTGCGTACTTATTGtataatattgttttaatgaccaacacaaaaacacggTCCTAGAGtgagttttgttttgaaagcgCAAAACGGAagtgctttttttctgtcaaatgtTAGCAAGATGGCGCTGCCCATGAAGAGGACACTGGTCGCTCTTCACAGAGCCAGATGTAGCAGTTTGAAGGTAATGAGCGACAAAAATACTCTTCACTTTATCAAATAGTCGATATGTTGTCGAAGCAGCTCATTGGTTTTACTTTTTATGAAGATTAATGTTTGAAGCTAGCTCGTTCTGACAGCGCCAgcatagctaacgttagctaacggtgAGATTAGAAATACATGGAACAATATATAACATATTATATGAGTAATACTGTGTTAATGACATATATAATGGTACAACAATGCTGCTGGGGACAGTTTCTACTTATAAGGACATTCTCCTTATCATATTTACATACTTATACTTAGTGTCTGTGGTATTAATACTGGTACTTGATAAAGTATCTGAATATTCCCTCAAGTtagaattattataattatacatTTCTAGCGTTATGTACATTTAGTTTCTCCCATGCATTACAATatctattttgttttatttgtaccACATATATTTTGCAATCTTTCTCACTTTGTTGCAATGCCTTTCCGTTTGGGATGAATAAAGTTTCCTTTTATAACCCGTCCTCTCAGAATGCAGAGGCGTCTCTGGACCTGCGGCCTCCCGGCCCGCTCTACCTGCCGGTCCGCACTAAGAAGCGCTACTTCGTCCCCCCCGCGGTGGGGCAGAAGGGACATAAGCAGGAGAACCCAGAGGCCAAGGCCCGGGCGGCAGGCATCGTCATCAAGCAGCAGTACTTCGAGAGGCCCATCAACATCGCCTGCACTGGTAGTACAAGCGTCGTTTGTTCATCTCCACAGGAATACGTGTGTGTCAGATTTTGAAGGGATAAAATTCGATGATTTAAAGATCATCAAAAACTGTGGTCAAAACAAACATAACCTTAAACCAGTGTTGACAACACTGAgttccatttgtttgtttgatcgTCCCTGTTTGATGTCTCTAACAGCGGGGATCTTCGACCCCTACATCCCCCCGGAGGGCGACGCTCGTCTGTCCACTCTGTCCAAAGAAGGCCTGAAACAACGAACCGAGCAGATGCGACAGAGCGCTTCCTCGCAGCTAGCGTAAGCTAAGCAGCTAACACGTCTCCTgaatcatcctcctcctcctcgcctcgtTTCACCCGTTTCCCACGAAAACACCTCCAGACGGTCCGCTCTGCAGTGAACGGGAGAAAGCGTGACTTATTTGTTCTGTGGTTGTTTCCTACAGGATCCGTAAAATCAAAGATCACGACTCTGAGTTTGCAACAAAGAGTTTTGCGGAGCGAGCTCAAGAAATCTTCACGGAGGCCCACAACGCGCTGACGCAGTAAGAAAATGAAGACGATGAATCTCCAGAATATTACATTTGTTGAAGAAGTGATAGGTCGTCTATAGATTCCTTCCGTTATTTGTTGAAGTCAAGTCTGCTCcaagtgggaaaaaaaataacttcattTGACTTGAATGAACTAGCTGCTTCTCAGATGATTagcttacattacatttagctgttgcttttatccaaagcgacttgcatagCATTCTTAAcctggtttttacatttttaacccatcaGTAGTGGGCAGCCGTAAGGGCTGtctgggagcaattaggggttgggtgtcttgctcagggacacttcgggacatggagcagccagggtttgaACCACCGACCTTGCGTTCCCGGcgctccctctctactccatgtgaATATCTGTGCTGACGTCCCTTTAGCTGCTTCAGTATGACTCTCATTTCCTCCATTCAGGACAGCGCTTTAcaaattaaatattcaattcattttgtggaGTGCAAAATCACAAATTGGCCTCAGACTCCACAAGGTTCTAAATGTCCCCTTTAAATATATTAAGTTAATTCAGTACATTTCTTTCAAGTTGTTTTTGGCAAAAACAAGGCGgcacattttccaaaaatataTCACAAAAAGTATCCAATGTCCAAATCCTTCAGTCCTGTACgcatacattttttataattaatattaatatatattttatatatgtggGTAGAGCATGTCGTCATTTAACCAGAGGGTCGACGGGTTGATCCCCGTCTCACTCTGTCTTTGAGCAAGACGTAGCAATTGGCAGGTTGTCTCCGATTAAAAGACTTTcaaaggttatttatttattttctagcTCTGTCTGACTGAAGGTGGGGCTTTGGGGTCATTTGGGGGAttaactgctgtttttttccccgcAGGTTCGACAAGGAGAAGCTTCACTCCCTGGTGACGGAGAGGTGTTATCCCGTAAGTGGCTCCTCTGAATGTCGACCTTTCCGATCCACAACTCATTTCAGCGTTGACTCCTCCCATCACGCCTCTGTCCCGCCGGCAGGAGATGACGAGGGGGAACCGCTACAAGACCATCAGCTGGAGGTTTGTGGAGTCCCTCGAGCCGCCCAAAGTGGTCCACGCCCGCTGCCCTGACATGGTAACCAAGGGCAACCTGTACGGCCAGGTGACGGTCCGCATGCACTCCAAACAGGTAGGACTGGCCTGCAGTCGACTTGTGACCTCAGCGTgagctgtttgtgtgcacgtctttttttttgaatgCTGTGTTTTTAAGTGTAAAGCGTGCGTGTTTCACGTGGTTGATTTAAGCTACTTCGAGAGCAGTTGTATTTTTGAGTATTCAGAGACAATATCAGGATTTAGGTCACCCTTTTGAAGGATCTTTGTGCGCTCTGTCGACCCGCAGATTCTGGCCATCTACGACCGCTTCGGGCGGCTGATGCTGGGCAGCGAGGAGCAGTCGAAGGACGTCCTGGAGTACCTGGTCATAGAACGACACCTCGTCAACCCCTACGGCCGATGGCGGCTACACGGGAAGATCGTGCCGTCCTGGGCTCCGGCCAAAGACCCCATTATTAAGGTGACCCTGTGCGCTGCGCTGGCTGGCTGCACTGGTCTTTTAGCAGAAGAAGGCAGCGTTCCAAGCCAAACTTACTGCCCAAAATAACGCTTTATTAACCAGCCAGTCCATGCGTCCCTTTAACAACCACCTCATCCAAGTGTTTCAACCTTGTCAGTATCACTTCCTCACGTTGTCAGTACATTATTTTCCACTTCCTGTGCTTCATAAAGCTTTTATTCATCCTTTGCTTCTTCCCCTAAAATATCAGCTGTTTGGTTCATGTCCAAAAACTGCAAAAGCCcagatttaataaactgtctgcaCTCTCCATCACGTGGGGATGTAAGAGGATTTATTAGGTGCACCTGTTAAGACTGATGGATTCTAATACAACAatcctgtctttttttaaagacaatgtAGATTAAACAGCACAATCCAAACTCTTTCATACTTAATATAAACAACTACTGAGCTTTCCCATCAATAAATGCCTCTCCATGACGACTGAGAAAACTTTACTGGtgataaaatacatttgagatTGTTAATTCAATCTAAAAAACCCAAACTGTTTTGACCGAAAAACACAAAATCTCTGTGCTGAAGATCCTCAGTCAAATTTGATCCGGTTTCATTCCTTATTGACGAGAATATTCCCATAAATCTCGGAGGGAAGTGACTCGACACAAAAAGTGTGATCGACGAAACTAAAGTAGAGAAGCAGGAGGAACAGAAGCTTTGGCTTTTATTTCATTCGGAGATGTTTATCTCCCGGATTAATCGTTGCCTTTTTCCACTTggatttcatttaaatcatcatgtaatgtaataatcttACAAAAACGTCGCACCAAACCTCTGAGGTTTGACtaataattatattaatttatGCTCAAACACCTGCTGATAACAATCTGTCCAGCCGACGCCCACCTGCTGTAACCCAGAGcagaataaataatataataatggtTATAATTGTAATACAGCTGCTCCTGTGTTTGGGGGCGGTTACTGTGGAAAATGTgactatttcatttaaaaacaactcaaggtttaaaaaaaagtaaaaacttttTTAAGGACGCACAGCGAACCATCCTTTGTGATATAAAGCAATATGTGGCGTTTCTTTCTCCTGTTTTTGAACATTTCATAACTTCAGTCCTGAAACATCTCGTAGTATCGTTGGTGACTCTAAATGTGACTCcgccccttttctcctcctccagactcTCATGATTCCCGGTCCGGAGCTGAGGCCGGGACAAGAGTTTGACGCCCTCAACTATGAGGTTCCCAAACCAGAGGCGGTCCAGTGGAGCAAATAGGCCACGGGGGGGCGCCGCTCTCAACGCGGAGCCACCCCGCGACTTTGTGAGCGCTCATGCGCCAAATGCAGTTTAGATTCTGGCCGCGGCCGGTTAGTTCGGCCCGTTGGGTCGTTCCACTTTGGCAGGAAACCTTCCTTTTGGAGGCTGCGATCTGTTtgagaagcagcaggtgagcttTTAGGATGAATAAAGTCCCGAGTACGGCAGCCAATAAAGCAGCTGCCTGCAACACACGGTCTGGAATAATGGCAGCGATTTTTATGACTGTTATAAATAAACAGTAGAGACGTCTAGAGATTGAATGGTTTATTTCTGTGATGAATATACTCCGTGTTGACCTcgggaaatacaaaaataaagtgtCTCCTCAGACCAGTTATATTTTTGTTCATCAGATCAATCTTTCATAGATGTTTCATACAGAACAGAACATGGGCTGTTTTATTTATGCAAATCAAGGGATGtgttataatttattttttctaattattatttttacttgaTGCCAAATTACAGCACattcattcaaaaaataaacaaacacacaacaatgctCAACTAGGTCactctttagaaaaaaaacacctggcGCGGGTTTTAAACAAAGAGGTCACCGAATAAGAAGAAAAATCCCCTGCTGTCTGCAAcagaatgacatttttaaaaaactgaCGCCTGATTTAATACATAGACTAGACACACACTGTTAATTTTGACATACATTCTTATACTTTTAAAAAGATGTAGTAAAACATGGCAATCACTGTCATACATTGAAACCTGGAGTAACTCTTGATGTCCATATACTAAGCTGCTAATATATTTCTAATAATCAACTTTGACTAATGAAGCAATTTAATTCAAAACATACGTCAGTACGTTGTCACACGAGTGGTTTTCTTTAAGTGTAGTTGAGTTTATGCTGATTTATGTATTCATTTGGCATTGTTTCTATAAGTAGTGGAATGTTATTACATGATCGTGACTGAATAACAAACGAGAGCATCGTGATAACCACTAATTCGGCCACTTAAGCAAACAAGT
The sequence above is a segment of the Gasterosteus aculeatus chromosome 9, fGasAcu3.hap1.1, whole genome shotgun sequence genome. Coding sequences within it:
- the mrpl45 gene encoding large ribosomal subunit protein mL45; the encoded protein is MALPMKRTLVALHRARCSSLKNAEASLDLRPPGPLYLPVRTKKRYFVPPAVGQKGHKQENPEAKARAAGIVIKQQYFERPINIACTAGIFDPYIPPEGDARLSTLSKEGLKQRTEQMRQSASSQLAIRKIKDHDSEFATKSFAERAQEIFTEAHNALTQFDKEKLHSLVTERCYPEMTRGNRYKTISWRFVESLEPPKVVHARCPDMVTKGNLYGQVTVRMHSKQILAIYDRFGRLMLGSEEQSKDVLEYLVIERHLVNPYGRWRLHGKIVPSWAPAKDPIIKTLMIPGPELRPGQEFDALNYEVPKPEAVQWSK